A DNA window from Flammeovirga agarivorans contains the following coding sequences:
- a CDS encoding SulP family inorganic anion transporter has product MKTNTLFSNINKDFPASIVVFLVALPLCLGIALASGAPLLSGIISGIVGGVVVASFSGSAIGVSGPAAGLAVIVFHAIDDLHSFEAFLCTVVLAGAIQIVLGFLKAGVIGYYFPTSVIKGMLTGIGVNILIQQVPNALGYIGPEHELTLSLSNITFGAILVCAASLFILIIWDKPFMKRNKIVAQIPAPLIVVGFGIGYYLLTQGNQEWGLMTDQLVQIPVIHNWDEFVATFHFPDFSAVSNPKVYTIAFTMAIVASLETLLSVEAADKLDPQKRNTPTNRELIAQGTGNIISGMIGGLPITQVIVRSSVNVNSGGTSKLSAISHGILLFICVLAIPEILDFIPLACLAAILLQVGYKLAKPENFKMMYSKGWTTFLPFIITVVGVVFTDLLEGIALGLIVSVIEIVYNSIQKPVAVDFQANTIDQGPINIELSQQVSFLNKAKIKKILDELPENSEVIINTSKSESLHTDVSDIIDQFITEGSLKKNIKASLVSSPQQQLA; this is encoded by the coding sequence ATGAAAACCAATACTTTATTTAGTAACATCAACAAAGACTTTCCTGCAAGTATAGTGGTGTTTCTAGTCGCCCTACCACTATGTCTTGGAATTGCTCTAGCATCTGGGGCTCCATTATTATCGGGTATCATCTCTGGAATAGTTGGAGGTGTTGTTGTCGCATCCTTTAGTGGGTCTGCAATTGGTGTAAGTGGCCCTGCCGCTGGTCTTGCGGTTATTGTTTTCCATGCCATTGATGACCTTCATTCGTTCGAGGCCTTCTTATGTACTGTTGTATTAGCTGGTGCTATTCAGATTGTACTTGGCTTTTTAAAAGCAGGGGTAATTGGATACTACTTCCCTACATCTGTCATTAAGGGTATGCTCACTGGTATTGGGGTAAACATCCTAATACAACAAGTTCCTAATGCTTTAGGGTATATCGGTCCAGAACATGAACTGACCTTATCCTTATCAAACATTACATTTGGTGCTATCCTTGTTTGTGCAGCTTCTTTGTTTATTCTTATTATTTGGGACAAACCCTTTATGAAAAGAAACAAAATTGTTGCTCAGATTCCTGCTCCATTAATTGTAGTTGGTTTTGGTATTGGGTATTACCTGCTTACTCAAGGTAACCAAGAATGGGGATTAATGACTGACCAACTTGTTCAGATTCCAGTGATTCATAATTGGGATGAATTTGTCGCTACGTTCCACTTCCCCGATTTTTCTGCAGTATCTAATCCTAAAGTATATACAATTGCATTTACGATGGCTATTGTTGCTTCTTTAGAAACTTTGCTATCGGTAGAAGCGGCAGATAAATTAGATCCACAGAAAAGAAATACACCAACTAACCGAGAGTTAATTGCACAAGGAACAGGTAATATCATTTCTGGTATGATTGGAGGATTACCAATTACACAAGTAATTGTGAGATCATCTGTGAATGTCAACTCTGGAGGAACATCTAAGTTATCGGCAATTTCGCATGGTATTTTACTATTTATCTGTGTTCTTGCGATCCCAGAAATATTAGATTTTATTCCATTAGCTTGTTTAGCTGCGATTTTGCTTCAAGTAGGTTACAAATTAGCAAAGCCTGAAAACTTCAAGATGATGTATTCAAAAGGCTGGACTACTTTCTTACCTTTTATTATAACTGTAGTCGGTGTAGTATTTACCGATTTATTGGAAGGTATCGCTTTGGGCTTAATTGTCTCGGTAATTGAAATTGTCTATAATTCTATACAGAAGCCTGTGGCCGTAGATTTTCAAGCCAATACTATCGATCAAGGACCGATTAATATTGAACTATCACAACAAGTATCCTTTTTAAATAAGGCTAAAATCAAAAAAATACTAGATGAGCTACCAGAAAATTCTGAAGTGATCATCAACACATCTAAAAGTGAAAGTCTTCATACTGATGTGAGTGACATTATTGACCAATTTATAACTGAAGGGTCATTAAAGAAAAATATAAAAGCTTCTTTAGTGAGTAGTCCTCAACAACAATTGGCATAA
- a CDS encoding Crp/Fnr family transcriptional regulator, with protein sequence MKEAQLLEKIITSDLLPSKEKVFKRGELLQEVNSIANEVFVIIEGAVQVIFHDKEEYIIRLGYKNSIIAAIPAFFYETPTNLSIEAIRTCRAKVIKKKDFDQIIETHPEFQKGLQYLLVDLIRQQSEREIDLLINSPKERIRRVMERSPQLFQEVPLKYIATYLRMSPETLSRILKS encoded by the coding sequence ATGAAAGAAGCTCAACTTTTAGAAAAAATCATTACATCAGATCTGCTCCCTTCTAAAGAGAAAGTTTTTAAAAGAGGTGAACTATTACAAGAAGTAAATTCTATTGCAAATGAAGTCTTCGTGATAATAGAAGGTGCAGTTCAAGTGATATTTCATGATAAAGAAGAATATATTATCCGTTTGGGATATAAAAATTCTATTATCGCTGCAATTCCTGCTTTCTTTTATGAAACTCCTACTAACCTAAGTATTGAAGCAATTCGAACTTGTAGAGCAAAAGTGATTAAAAAGAAAGATTTTGATCAAATTATTGAGACACACCCTGAATTTCAAAAAGGTTTACAATATCTTCTTGTTGATCTTATTCGCCAACAAAGTGAGCGAGAAATAGATTTACTGATCAATTCCCCTAAAGAAAGAATACGAAGAGTCATGGAACGCAGCCCTCAACTTTTCCAAGAGGTCCCGTTAAAATATATAGCTACCTACCTACGCATGTCTCCTGAAACTTTAAGTAGAATTCTAAAATCTTGA
- a CDS encoding DinB family protein has protein sequence MKVNQEQFLQQLIENVEDNLTSVNEYMELSDEELNTKYDEKSWSILECMEHLNRYGDYYIPYLKKAMNTSPQKTKDIYKGGWLGNYFANMMQPKGGSISNKMSAPSDKNPIGTTLDRVVLSVRKKQCTQLLEILGHSFDKNINKPRIPISISRVIRLKYGDTLHFLIAHDNRHTLQADRIMYSISNKNTI, from the coding sequence ATGAAAGTCAACCAAGAACAATTTTTACAACAACTAATTGAAAACGTTGAAGACAACCTAACTTCTGTAAATGAGTACATGGAGTTATCTGATGAGGAACTGAATACTAAATACGATGAAAAAAGTTGGAGTATACTTGAATGTATGGAACATCTAAATAGATATGGAGATTATTATATCCCATATTTAAAGAAAGCGATGAACACATCACCTCAAAAAACAAAAGATATTTATAAAGGAGGATGGCTTGGAAATTATTTTGCCAATATGATGCAACCAAAAGGCGGAAGTATCTCCAATAAAATGTCAGCCCCTTCAGATAAAAATCCAATTGGAACAACTCTAGATCGAGTAGTACTTAGTGTTAGAAAAAAACAATGTACACAACTACTTGAGATTTTAGGGCACTCTTTTGATAAAAATATAAATAAACCAAGAATACCTATAAGTATAAGTAGAGTAATCAGACTAAAATATGGTGACACCTTACACTTCTTAATTGCACATGATAATAGACATACCCTACAAGCAGATAGAATAATGTATTCTATTTCCAACAAAAACACCATTTAA
- a CDS encoding ABC transporter ATP-binding protein produces MSKKKVSISKVFKEIVWPRRKLLLIGLLLIIINRLCGLVLPGASKYLMDDVITNQDYEMLKKLVMVVVLAIFFQASTGFLLTRLLSVEAQRLIAHLRANVQRHVISLPISYFDNTKSGVLVSRIMSDVEGVRNLVGTGLVQLIGGTITAIISLVLLIKISWSMTVFVLVPVSIFGMISMKAFQFIRPIFRKRGKIKAEVTGRLTESLNGVRIIKGFNAEEEENRIFEEGVDKLFKNVKKSLTSTAIMTSSSTFLLGIASTGIMGIGGYKIMQGELTIGDFLAFTLYLGFMIAPIVQMSNIGSQLTEAFAGLDRTEEIMNEASETDDPLRTEEVSDQIKGDIELNNIEFAYEDNKNVLHNISFKANAGSITALVGSSGSGKTTIASLIATFLNPTSGTITLDGQDLRKVHLPSFRKHLGVVLQDDFLFEGTIEENIKFSNPDATNDALLKAVKAAYVDEFTDRFEEGLQTVIGERGVKLSGGQRQRIAIARAIIADPKIIILDEATSSLDTESEALIQKSLNVLMKGRTTIVIAHRLSTIQKADQILVMNQGEIIERGTHQELIDKKGRYHELYKYQARI; encoded by the coding sequence ATGTCTAAAAAGAAGGTTTCAATCAGTAAAGTCTTTAAAGAAATAGTATGGCCAAGAAGAAAGTTGCTATTAATAGGACTACTTCTAATTATAATTAACCGTTTGTGCGGGCTTGTTCTACCGGGAGCAAGTAAATATTTAATGGATGATGTGATCACCAATCAAGATTATGAAATGCTCAAAAAGTTAGTCATGGTGGTTGTCCTTGCCATATTTTTCCAAGCATCCACAGGTTTTTTACTTACCCGACTTCTTTCGGTTGAAGCACAACGACTAATTGCCCATTTAAGAGCTAATGTACAACGACATGTTATCTCTTTACCAATTAGTTATTTTGATAATACTAAATCTGGAGTTCTGGTTTCTAGAATAATGAGTGATGTTGAAGGTGTCCGTAACTTAGTCGGAACAGGATTGGTACAACTTATTGGAGGAACGATTACAGCTATTATTTCTTTGGTATTACTAATAAAAATCAGTTGGTCCATGACTGTATTTGTTCTCGTTCCTGTTTCCATTTTTGGGATGATTTCGATGAAAGCCTTTCAATTTATACGACCGATTTTCAGAAAACGTGGCAAGATAAAGGCGGAAGTAACAGGTAGACTCACTGAGTCTTTAAATGGTGTCAGGATTATTAAGGGTTTTAATGCTGAAGAAGAAGAAAATAGGATTTTTGAAGAAGGTGTAGATAAGCTATTTAAAAACGTCAAGAAAAGTCTGACAAGTACGGCAATTATGACAAGTTCGTCTACCTTTTTACTGGGTATAGCATCAACAGGTATTATGGGTATTGGTGGATATAAAATTATGCAGGGAGAGTTAACCATTGGTGATTTCCTAGCCTTCACTTTATACTTAGGTTTTATGATTGCCCCTATCGTTCAGATGAGTAACATCGGAAGCCAATTAACAGAAGCATTTGCTGGTCTAGATAGAACAGAGGAAATAATGAATGAAGCAAGTGAAACAGATGACCCTTTAAGGACAGAAGAAGTTAGTGACCAAATTAAAGGAGATATTGAACTTAATAATATTGAATTTGCTTATGAAGACAATAAAAATGTTCTTCACAATATTTCATTTAAAGCTAATGCTGGATCTATTACTGCCTTGGTGGGTTCATCGGGTTCTGGTAAAACAACCATTGCAAGCTTAATTGCTACATTCCTTAACCCTACTTCTGGTACTATTACATTAGATGGACAAGATTTAAGAAAAGTACACCTACCTAGTTTCAGAAAGCACTTAGGTGTTGTTTTACAAGATGATTTCCTATTTGAGGGAACTATTGAAGAAAACATCAAATTCTCCAACCCTGACGCCACCAATGATGCACTATTAAAAGCTGTAAAAGCGGCTTATGTAGACGAATTTACGGATCGATTTGAAGAAGGCTTGCAAACCGTTATAGGAGAAAGAGGTGTAAAACTATCTGGAGGGCAACGTCAAAGAATTGCTATCGCCAGAGCCATTATTGCTGATCCAAAAATCATTATTCTAGATGAAGCCACTTCTAGCCTTGATACTGAAAGCGAAGCTCTCATTCAAAAGTCCCTTAATGTTCTAATGAAAGGTAGAACTACCATCGTTATTGCACATAGACTAAGTACTATTCAAAAGGCTGATCAGATCCTTGTTATGAATCAAGGAGAAATTATTGAAAGAGGTACACACCAAGAACTTATCGATAAAAAAGGGCGCTACCATGAATTGTATAAATACCAAGCTAGAATTTGA
- a CDS encoding outer membrane beta-barrel protein: MRRILTTLFCIIFYTLPGFGQNISGIVLDAESNELLPFVNIAWVKGDSIYAVTTTDFDGKFSMSAKGYDEYTLRFVFTGYKPYQRIISVTDELDISLGKVLLESNITELEGVTVTAERENVNMTANGMSFNVDDDGGTDMEDIISGMPSVTIDENGEVTSNGETVVILVNGEESDLENPLEEIPMQMIDRVELLNNPPAEYTSASSAINIILKENVKLGNHARVQIQGGIPEQYKGNVNVSRSNDRWATTLNLSYQNIETPTSRESSRLNYDKNYREAVRDDVTKQTNYNVNWITSYALSANDKLKLLLTWQQREHELQGDEVEYLENTDVDNLNPRINYRSIYNDRTTHKLQAQLNYDKHFMQEGRKLLFRARWSMDSFDQYNSNGTNTYNVDKDSWSYNDTRITERERPAQNYFASLKYIHPFNERSTLTTGFRNYTKVQKTNEKYYNITSEGDQEERGRGSQNTDYLNQKFSGYASWNYKFYNDVSFNVGAVVENSIVTSEVAAPDTLFDTNNSFLVINPNASLNKKFNENWMGNISYSFRMNTPSEYKMNPLVNDNNPLFISFGNPNLGLEKFQKLSLNVTNQQDKVSTRLGLFYRNIMDGVERVYQTKGDTIISTFDNVVDKHTIGTSMYIHWHVAKNQSIILSGNLYQDIYNQRVDERLPLSAWVYNAKMTYKAKFFTHYRFRIVGYYVSQKIEYNGNLVPASGVDVNVSRYVAKRKGKIWVSAQDIFQTRRYYRETYSPQFESEYDLDLPSQVRLGFSWSFYSI, encoded by the coding sequence ATGAGAAGAATTTTGACTACTTTATTTTGCATCATCTTTTATACATTACCAGGATTTGGACAAAATATATCCGGTATTGTGTTAGATGCAGAATCAAACGAACTACTGCCTTTTGTAAATATCGCATGGGTAAAAGGAGATAGCATATATGCAGTGACTACTACCGATTTTGATGGTAAATTTTCAATGTCTGCAAAAGGCTACGATGAATATACTTTAAGGTTTGTCTTTACAGGCTATAAGCCTTACCAAAGGATAATATCTGTTACTGATGAATTGGACATTTCATTGGGTAAAGTCTTATTAGAATCGAATATTACGGAACTAGAAGGGGTTACCGTAACCGCCGAACGAGAAAACGTAAACATGACAGCCAACGGCATGAGTTTTAATGTTGATGATGACGGTGGAACAGATATGGAGGATATTATTTCAGGTATGCCTTCTGTAACGATTGATGAAAATGGAGAAGTAACATCAAATGGCGAAACCGTCGTTATTCTAGTCAATGGTGAAGAATCGGATTTGGAGAATCCATTGGAGGAGATCCCCATGCAAATGATCGATAGGGTGGAATTGCTAAATAATCCACCAGCTGAATATACTTCTGCAAGTTCTGCTATCAATATTATTTTGAAAGAAAATGTAAAGTTGGGTAACCATGCAAGAGTACAAATTCAAGGTGGTATACCAGAACAATACAAAGGTAATGTTAATGTATCGAGGTCTAATGATCGTTGGGCAACAACACTAAACCTAAGCTACCAGAACATAGAAACACCAACATCCAGAGAAAGTAGTCGTTTAAATTACGATAAAAATTATAGAGAAGCAGTTCGAGATGACGTAACAAAGCAAACAAACTATAACGTCAATTGGATTACTTCTTATGCTCTTTCTGCAAATGATAAGCTGAAATTACTTCTTACTTGGCAGCAAAGAGAACATGAATTACAAGGAGATGAAGTAGAATATTTAGAAAATACAGACGTAGATAATCTTAACCCTAGGATCAACTATAGGTCTATTTATAACGATAGAACTACTCATAAGCTGCAAGCACAGCTAAATTATGATAAGCACTTTATGCAGGAAGGTAGAAAACTTCTTTTTAGAGCAAGGTGGTCTATGGACTCTTTCGATCAATACAATAGTAATGGAACGAATACTTACAATGTAGATAAGGATTCGTGGAGCTATAATGATACGAGAATTACAGAAAGAGAAAGACCTGCACAAAACTACTTTGCATCTTTAAAATATATCCACCCTTTTAATGAACGAAGTACTTTAACAACAGGTTTTAGAAACTATACCAAAGTTCAAAAAACGAATGAAAAGTATTACAATATCACATCAGAAGGCGATCAGGAAGAGAGAGGTAGAGGTTCTCAGAATACCGACTACCTAAATCAAAAGTTCTCAGGGTATGCTTCTTGGAATTATAAGTTTTACAATGATGTATCTTTCAATGTAGGAGCGGTTGTTGAAAATTCTATCGTTACTTCAGAAGTGGCCGCACCTGATACACTTTTTGATACGAATAATTCATTTTTAGTGATCAATCCAAATGCAAGTTTGAATAAGAAGTTCAATGAGAATTGGATGGGAAATATCTCTTACTCATTTAGAATGAACACCCCTTCTGAATACAAGATGAACCCTCTAGTAAATGATAATAACCCTTTATTTATAAGTTTTGGTAACCCTAATTTGGGGTTGGAGAAGTTTCAGAAATTGTCGTTGAATGTTACCAATCAGCAAGATAAGGTGTCGACAAGGTTAGGGCTGTTTTATCGAAATATTATGGATGGGGTTGAAAGGGTTTATCAGACAAAAGGGGATACTATTATTTCCACCTTTGATAATGTCGTTGATAAGCATACCATTGGAACAAGTATGTATATACATTGGCATGTTGCAAAAAATCAATCTATCATTCTTTCTGGAAACCTATACCAAGACATTTATAACCAAAGAGTAGATGAAAGATTACCGTTATCGGCTTGGGTTTATAATGCAAAAATGACTTATAAAGCTAAATTCTTTACACATTATCGATTTAGAATTGTAGGGTATTATGTTTCTCAGAAAATTGAGTACAATGGTAATTTAGTACCGGCCAGTGGTGTTGATGTCAATGTATCCCGATATGTTGCAAAACGAAAAGGTAAAATATGGGTAAGTGCTCAAGATATTTTTCAAACTAGAAGATATTATCGAGAGACCTATTCACCTCAATTTGAGAGTGAGTATGATTTAGATTTACCGTCTCAGGTAAGGTTAGGTTTTAGTTGGTCTTTCTATTCGATATAA